One Triticum dicoccoides isolate Atlit2015 ecotype Zavitan chromosome 5B, WEW_v2.0, whole genome shotgun sequence genomic window carries:
- the LOC119312989 gene encoding receptor-like protein EIX2 → MEKRLLSNIYIVIIYALLWFTRCKSFVELSSSSANPNDTGTGCIPGERSALVGFKAGLLDPENLLSSWKAEDCCRWKGVHCSSRNGHVVKLDLPGRGCDPNLYVRTQVLGGTISSSLLGLQRLHYLNLSCNGFYGMQIPEFMGSLHKLRYLDLSGLTFTGRIPPQLGIRNLSLRNNHLSGEFPSFLEHCPQLVFLDLAHNHFFGTLPTWIPEKLPYLAFLRLRSNMFYGHIPEELTELVNLQYLDLAYNNITGIIPKSIVNFKGMTAASDHFDDDYTFQAAFNFGHGWTDGYTYQELSIHYNDLVTYTENFTVVTKDQERLYTGEIIYMVNLDLSCNNLIGDIPEEISTLVELKNLNLSWNTFSGKIPANIGALAQVESLDLSHNELSGGIPASLSTLTSLSRLNMSYNNLTGEVPSGDQLQTLEDPEYIYIGNPGLCGPPLSQKCSQPESIPATPEHHDDLNDVASFFIAMGSGYVMGLWVVFCTFLCKRKWRVKWYHVCDGLYDRVYVQVAVTWTSWTRKKCAEAESDH, encoded by the exons ATGGAGAAACGTCTACTCTCCAACATCTACATAGTAATTATATATGCTCTTCTCTGGTTCACCCGATGCAAGAGCTTTGTTGAGTTATCATCATCCTCTGCCAATCCAAACGATACGGGCACTGGCTGTATTCCCGGTGAGAGGTCCGCGCTTGTTGGCTTCAAAGCAGGCCTCTTGGACCCTGAAAACCTCCTTTCATCGTGGAAAGCTGAAGATTGCTGCAGATGGAAGGGTGTCCACTGCAGCAGCAGAAACGGCCATGTTGTCAAGCTCGATCTCCCAGGTCGTGGTTGTGACCCCAACCTCTATGTGCGGACGCAAGTGCTAGGAGGCACCATTAGCTCCTCACTACTTGGTCTACAACGTCTACATTATCTCAACCTCAGCTGCAATGGATTCTATGGCATGCAAATACCTGAGTTCATGGGTTCTCTCCACAAGTTGAGGTATCTCGATCTATCGGGGCTAACCTTCACTGGAAGGATACCACCACAGCTGG GTATTCGTAATCTAAGCCTCAGAAACAACCACCTCTCGGGTGAATTTCCTTCATTTCTCGAACACTGCCCACAACTTGTCTTTCTTGATCTTGCACACAACCATTTTTTTGGAACTTTGCCAACATGGATTCCTGAGAAATTGCCATATTTGGCTTTCTTACGGCTGCGGTCGAATATGTTTTATGGTCACATTCCAGAGGAGCTAACAGAGCTAGTTAATCTTCAGTATTTGGACCTTGCCTACAATAATATAACGGGGATCATACCAAAATCTATTGTTAACTTCAAAGGGATGACTGCTGCGAGTGATCATTTTGACGATGATTATACATTTCAAgctgctttcaacttcggtcatggATGGACAGATGGCTACACATACCAAGAATTGTCAATTCATTATAATGACTTGGTCACCTATACAGAGAATTTTACTGTAGTCACAAAGGATCAAGAGAGATTATATACAGGAGAGATCATATATATGGTGAATCTTGATTTATCATGTAATAATCTTATTGGAGATATTCCCGAAGAAATTAGCACTCTTGTCGAACTGAAGAACCTGAACTTATCGTGGAACACCTTCAGCGGAAAAATTCCTGCGAATATTGGCGCCTTGGCGCAAGTGGAGTCACTCGACCTATCACACAATGAGTTGTCCGGTGGAATCCCTGCCAGCTTATCAACTCTCACATCATTAAGTCGCTTGAACATGTCCTATAATAACCTGACCGGAGAGGTACCATCTGGAGATCAACTGCAAACACTTGAAGATCCAGAATATATTTATATTGGCAACCCAGGCCTCTGCGGTCCTCCTCTCTCACAGAAATGTTCACAACCCGAGTCAATTCCAGCTACTCCAGAACACCATGATGATTTAAACGATGTGGCATCATTTTTCATCGCTATGGGTTCTGGATATGTTATGGGTCTCTGGGTAGTCTTCTGTACCTTCTTATGCAAGAGGAAATGGAGAGTTAAGTGGTACCACGTCTGCGACGGTTTGTATGACCGGGTCTATGTGCAAGTGGCAGTTACATGGACTTCTTGGACAAGGAAAAAATGCGCAGAAGCTGAGAGCGATCACTAG